One genomic region from Rattus norvegicus strain BN/NHsdMcwi chromosome 10, GRCr8, whole genome shotgun sequence encodes:
- the Dcakd gene encoding dephospho-CoA kinase domain-containing protein isoform X1, with amino-acid sequence MFLVGLTGGIASGKSSVIQVFQQLGCAVIDVDVIARHIVQPGCPAHRRIVEAFGTEVLLENGDINRKVLGDLIFNQPDRRQLLNSITHPEIRKEMMKETFKYFLRGYRYVILDIPLLFETKKLLKYMKHTVVVYCDRDTQLARLMKRNNLNREDAEARINSQLPLKDKARMANHVLDNSGEWSLTRRQVILLHAKLERSMEYLPLRLGFLTGLAGIASLLYLLTRYLLPSPQLGNPGSKP; translated from the exons ATGTTCCTGGTGGGCCTAACTGGAGGCATCGCCTCAGGCAAGAGCTCAGTCATCCAGGTGTTCCAGCAGCTGGGCTGTGCTGTGATTGACGTGGACGTCATTGCCCGGCACA TTGTCCAGCCAGGGTGTCCTGCCCACCGGCGTATAGTAGAGGCCTTTGGCACTGAAGTCTTGCTGGAGAATGGGGACATCAACCGCAAGGTCCTCGGAGACCTGATCTTCAACCAGCCTGACCGTCGGCAGCTGCTTAACTCCATCACCCACCCTGAGATCCGCAAGGAAATGATGAAAGAGACCTTCAAGTACTTCCTCCGAG gGTACCGATACGTGATTCTGGACATCCCCCTCCTGTTTGAGACCAAGAAGCTGCTCAAGTACATGAAGCACACAGTGGTAGTGTACTG TGACCGCGATACACAGCTGGCGCGACTGATGAAGCGGAACAACCTGAACCGGGAGGACGCAGAGGCGAGGATCAATTCCCAGCTACCCCTGAAGGACAAGGCCCGCATGGCCAACCACGTTCTAGACAACTCGGGAGAGTGGAGCCTCACCAGACGCCAGGTCATCCTCCTGCATGCCAAGCTGGAACGCTCCATGGAGTACCTGCCACTGAGGCTCGGGTTCCTAACGGGCCTCGCAGGCATCGCCAGCCTCCTCTACCTGCTCACCCGttaccttctcccttccccccagCTGGGTAACCCCGGCAGCAAGCCTTAG